A region from the Kineothrix sp. IPX-CK genome encodes:
- a CDS encoding 4Fe-4S binding protein, with the protein MKRQNIRKLCIIISLLLFPVTLYYFSPAIIINAGLNGIINGSFIVFLLMFLLSVPFGRIFCAYACPAGGLQECAFMINDRIPKQGIRNYIKYIIWFLWIGAVVFCYFYKGEIAGVDFFFLTDHGISVANIYTYIIYYGIILLIFIPSILGGKRVFCHYFCWMAPFMVLGTKLRRLLRLPGLHVSAHKEECISCGKCDRNCPMGLEVKEMAKAGEITSMECIQCGACIDVCPQNVLYYKMNPSNKSRKQK; encoded by the coding sequence ATGAAGCGGCAGAATATTAGAAAACTATGTATTATAATATCCTTGCTTTTGTTCCCTGTGACCTTGTATTATTTTTCTCCGGCGATTATTATCAATGCCGGACTGAATGGAATCATTAACGGAAGCTTTATTGTGTTCCTGCTGATGTTTTTACTTTCTGTTCCTTTCGGAAGAATTTTCTGTGCCTATGCCTGTCCCGCAGGCGGGCTTCAGGAATGTGCCTTTATGATCAATGACAGAATTCCGAAACAAGGCATTAGGAATTATATTAAATATATCATCTGGTTTCTATGGATCGGAGCAGTTGTTTTCTGCTATTTTTATAAAGGGGAAATTGCCGGAGTAGATTTTTTCTTCCTGACGGATCATGGAATTTCCGTAGCGAACATTTATACATACATCATTTATTACGGGATTATATTGTTAATTTTCATCCCATCTATTCTGGGAGGAAAAAGAGTATTCTGCCATTATTTCTGCTGGATGGCTCCGTTTATGGTGCTTGGAACGAAACTGCGCCGCTTGCTGCGTTTACCGGGCCTTCATGTGTCGGCTCATAAAGAAGAATGTATTTCCTGCGGAAAGTGTGATCGGAACTGTCCCATGGGATTAGAGGTAAAAGAGATGGCAAAAGCGGGAGAAATAACGAGCATGGAATGTATCCAGTGCGGAGCATGCATTGATGTATGTCCGCAAAATGTATTATACTATAAAATGAATCCTTCGAATAAAAGTAGAAAGCAAAAGTGA
- a CDS encoding PadR family transcriptional regulator: MASEKKLDCVILGLLSHEELTGYEIKKRMDTSLKYFWGASYGSIYPTLSGLVERGLATKREDGESSRGKLIYTITDAGRAYLGEWLTLPVEKDELRYETLLKLFFGSEAGAGQTLSHIEAFRKKIEQELPYLIASEEILEKVKDMEAAHEYYLLTVRFGIRTYRAYLEWCEEAEEILKTMEEK, from the coding sequence ATGGCATCGGAGAAAAAATTAGATTGCGTAATTTTAGGACTGCTTAGCCACGAAGAGTTAACCGGCTACGAAATAAAAAAGAGAATGGATACTTCGCTTAAATATTTCTGGGGTGCAAGCTATGGAAGCATATACCCGACCTTGAGCGGTCTGGTAGAGCGCGGACTCGCCACGAAGCGAGAGGATGGAGAAAGCAGCCGGGGGAAGCTGATTTATACTATTACGGACGCAGGACGCGCTTACCTGGGGGAATGGCTAACCCTTCCAGTTGAAAAGGACGAGCTTCGTTATGAGACGCTGCTTAAGCTGTTTTTCGGAAGCGAAGCAGGGGCGGGGCAGACGCTGAGTCATATCGAAGCGTTCAGAAAAAAAATCGAGCAGGAACTTCCGTATCTTATAGCCTCGGAGGAAATACTGGAAAAGGTGAAGGACATGGAGGCGGCCCACGAATATTATCTTCTTACCGTCAGATTCGGAATCCGGACATATCGCGCATATCTGGAATGGTGTGAGGAAGCTGAAGAAATATTAAAAACTATGGAGGAGAAATAA
- a CDS encoding flavodoxin family protein yields the protein MKTLVVYYSMDGNTKFAAELIARDLSADIMPLEPIKNYPRSTIGKYILCGKAATFGEKPKLKPYLYDPADYERIIIGTPVWNSRLAAPINTFLKNSDMKNKTTSAFFSSAGGDAGKCIAKLNEKLGHMEGTLSLINAKKNEELTQKRVGEFVDQINACLK from the coding sequence ATGAAGACATTAGTAGTATATTATTCAATGGATGGGAATACAAAATTTGCTGCTGAACTGATCGCCAGGGATCTTAGCGCTGATATTATGCCCCTTGAGCCAATAAAAAACTATCCCCGCAGTACCATAGGCAAATACATCCTTTGCGGCAAAGCCGCTACCTTCGGAGAAAAACCCAAATTAAAGCCATACTTGTATGATCCGGCAGATTATGAAAGAATCATCATTGGAACTCCTGTCTGGAACAGCAGACTGGCGGCGCCTATCAATACCTTCTTAAAAAATAGTGATATGAAAAACAAAACGACGTCTGCTTTTTTCAGCAGTGCGGGCGGTGATGCGGGGAAATGCATTGCTAAGCTGAATGAGAAGTTAGGGCATATGGAAGGGACTTTGAGCTTAATCAATGCGAAGAAGAACGAAGAGCTTACACAGAAGAGAGTCGGTGAGTTTGTAGATCAAATAAATGCTTGCCTCAAGTAA
- a CDS encoding P-II family nitrogen regulator, translating into MTESSPKKALYIIVNVGFADEVAEIMRKEGSGGATILNARGSGPMPKSILGITIDTEKEIILSVVDEEMSEKIIHAVRQKAGLGTPCNSICFTMPVDKFVMTHVSAPPDGPTK; encoded by the coding sequence GTGACAGAATCTAGTCCTAAAAAAGCGTTATATATTATAGTAAACGTTGGCTTCGCCGACGAAGTTGCGGAAATCATGCGTAAGGAAGGGTCAGGCGGAGCAACTATCCTGAATGCCCGCGGTTCAGGCCCTATGCCGAAGTCGATCTTAGGCATCACCATCGATACGGAGAAGGAAATTATTCTCAGCGTGGTGGATGAGGAAATGAGCGAAAAAATTATCCATGCCGTAAGGCAAAAAGCGGGGCTCGGCACTCCGTGCAACAGCATCTGCTTTACTATGCCGGTGGATAAATTTGTTATGACCCATGTATCAGCACCACCGGACGGACCAACAAAATAA
- a CDS encoding DUF1538 domain-containing protein, with product MRFFNTLKEVFISSLPLAAVIIVVCVFVAPMENAFDYVKLIVGYTSVVLGQSLFLDGLSISILPIGKLVGSSLVKLKKAIFIIFFGFLFGLLATVAEPALAVLARQTHMIMNIIDETLFIWIMGSGIGVLVGFSLYRIMKDLNIKIVFAILYIAIFVIVFFVPEEFVALAFDGSGATTGDISVPFILALGLGVSGTMSKHKANEDTFGIIGLASVGPILALFFYGIILNAVNGGVLPAAGVYDPGAAESLGAIIQSNVSGVALALFPIVIVYLPFQFFLIKLPKKELIQILLGSVSTYVGLLIFLSGIDFGFAFAGKYIGEVFLDASRPGWFKWLLLLVGFVLGVAITLSEPAVTVLGEQLEEITNGHIKKIAIRSTLAIGIGFAALFSMVKILTQINILWFLIPLYAIALIMMKFTSNLFVGLAFDSGGVTGGALTSAFLTPLTLGAAQAVADLEGAGAQSILTNGFGIIAFISVTPLIAVQALGIIYDIRLRKTQKFMEENELAEIQELESLVLQATSTDAVVSAERTGRRRKKRKFKHGDSPTEDRRSDAR from the coding sequence ATGAGATTTTTTAATACACTAAAAGAGGTTTTTATATCATCGCTGCCCCTCGCGGCAGTAATCATTGTCGTTTGTGTTTTTGTGGCTCCCATGGAGAACGCATTCGATTATGTCAAGTTAATAGTTGGTTATACGAGTGTTGTTCTGGGACAGTCGCTGTTTTTGGATGGTTTGAGCATCAGTATTCTGCCTATCGGCAAACTGGTGGGAAGCTCCCTTGTGAAGCTGAAAAAAGCCATTTTCATCATTTTCTTCGGATTCCTGTTCGGTCTGCTCGCTACGGTTGCAGAACCTGCCTTGGCAGTGCTCGCCCGTCAGACGCATATGATTATGAACATTATCGATGAGACGCTGTTCATATGGATTATGGGTTCGGGCATCGGTGTGCTGGTCGGATTTTCCTTGTATCGAATCATGAAGGACCTGAATATCAAGATTGTATTTGCTATACTCTATATTGCAATTTTTGTTATCGTCTTTTTTGTACCCGAAGAATTTGTTGCATTGGCTTTCGACGGAAGCGGTGCAACCACCGGCGATATTTCCGTTCCTTTCATACTGGCACTGGGCCTGGGTGTTTCCGGCACCATGTCAAAGCATAAGGCTAACGAGGACACATTCGGAATCATTGGGCTTGCATCGGTAGGTCCTATTTTAGCGCTGTTTTTCTATGGCATCATTTTAAATGCAGTAAACGGAGGAGTCCTTCCGGCTGCCGGAGTATACGATCCGGGTGCAGCGGAAAGCTTAGGAGCGATTATCCAGTCAAATGTGTCCGGCGTCGCCTTAGCCCTCTTTCCAATCGTGATCGTATACTTACCGTTCCAGTTTTTCTTGATAAAGCTTCCGAAAAAGGAACTGATTCAAATATTGCTCGGCTCCGTTTCCACTTATGTGGGCCTTCTCATTTTCTTATCGGGAATTGATTTCGGCTTTGCGTTTGCTGGCAAATATATCGGTGAAGTATTCTTGGATGCTTCGCGTCCGGGATGGTTCAAATGGCTGCTGCTTTTAGTGGGCTTTGTACTCGGAGTCGCTATTACACTTTCCGAGCCTGCCGTTACGGTACTGGGCGAACAGCTCGAAGAGATTACCAACGGTCATATTAAGAAAATAGCGATTCGTTCTACGCTCGCTATCGGTATCGGTTTTGCCGCACTATTTTCCATGGTAAAAATATTAACACAAATAAATATACTCTGGTTTTTGATTCCGCTTTATGCCATAGCCCTCATTATGATGAAATTCACTTCGAATCTCTTCGTGGGATTGGCCTTTGATTCCGGCGGTGTTACCGGCGGTGCCTTAACATCGGCATTTCTAACGCCTCTTACCCTCGGAGCCGCCCAGGCCGTTGCAGATTTGGAAGGTGCGGGTGCGCAGTCGATTTTGACAAACGGATTCGGAATTATTGCATTTATTTCCGTAACGCCTTTAATCGCTGTTCAGGCTTTGGGTATTATTTATGACATAAGACTTAGAAAAACACAGAAATTCATGGAAGAAAACGAGCTTGCAGAAATTCAGGAATTGGAATCGCTCGTCTTACAAGCTACGTCTACCGATGCCGTTGTTTCAGCTGAAAGAACCGGCAGACGCCGTAAGAAAAGAAAATTTAAGCATGGGGATTCCCCCACGGAGGATAGAAGAAGTGATGCACGATGA